The nucleotide window GAGGAAGGTGCCAAAGATCGTCATCACGAAGCCGAGCAGGGCGAGCACGACGTTCCAGATCTTCAGCATCTGTCGCCGGTCCTGGACCATGATCGAGTGCAGGAACGCGGTGCAGAGCAGCCAGGGCATGAAGCCCGCGTTCTCGACGGGATCCCAGCCCCAGTAGCCGCCCCAGCCCAGCTCCTCATAGGCCCAGAGCATCCCCAGGGTCAGCCCGAGGGCGAGCGCGAACCAGGACACCAGCGCCCACGGGCGGGCGGCGTGCAGCCAGGTCTCGTCGACGCGTCCAGCCAGCAGCGCGCCCATGGCGAAGGCGAAGGGCACGGTCAGCGTGACGAAGCCGAGGTAGAGCGAGGGCGGGTGCGTCACCATGTAGGGATTCTGCAACAACGGGTTGAGGCCCTTGCCGACCTCGGGGGTGACCGAGAGGTAGGCGTCGAAGGGGTTCGAGCTGACCACCATCACGACGCCGAAGAAGACCACGACCAGCATCAAGACCGCGCTGGCGTAGGGGACGATGTCGCCCAGCCGGTGCTGATTGCTGCGCATCGCCAAGGCCGAGACGAGCGAGAGCAACCAGACCCAGAGCAGCAGTGAGCCCTCCATGCCGCCCCAGAGCGCGGTGATGCGGTAGAACGCCGGCATCGCGCGCTCTGAGTGCTGTTGCACGTAGACCAGCGAGTAGTCGGAGATCGTGAAGGCGTAGGCCAAGAGGAGGATCGCGAGGGTCGTGGCCGCTGCCACGCCGTAGAGCGCGAGCTGCGCGCTATGCACCATCGCGGCGCTGCGCCGCCGCGCGCCGACCAGGGCCAAGGCAGCCGACCAGGTGGCGAGCAGCAGGGTCAAGTAGATGCAGAGCGTCCCGATTGTTGCCATGGGAGCGCGCCCTCCAGCGGAAGTGTGTGGCGTGGGTCGAGCCGCGCTCCGCAGGCCAGCGGCTCGCGACCTCACGCCTTCGTCCGAGCCCGCGGAGCGCGCAATATAGACGAGGGTCGCGGGCCCCGCAACGCGCCCTCGCAGCGGACGCTCGCAGCGCTTCCCCGGCCCGCTCGAGCTGGTCTCGACGGGGTCTGACGCCCGGGGTTGGCTTTCGGTCCGCAGCTAGTCAGGCTAAGTTCAGGGGTGCGGCGCGTGCACGCCTGTCGCTCGCCACGCTCGGCGAGGGCAGGCGCGGCGGGGCCCACGATGCGGAGGCTACGATGACGCTTCACCGACCCGGCAGCGCAGCGCTTCGGCCCGCGACTGCCGCGGAGGCGTTGGACGCTCTGCCCGAGGCCGTCCTCGCGGTGGACGACGCAGGGCAGGTGCAGCTCGCCAATCGCGCCGCCGGCCGGCTCTTCGGCTGCGACGCGGGGGCGTTGATTGGCGCGCCGGTGCGCCGTGTGCTGCCCGCCTGGCCTGAGCTGCTCGAGGTCTGGCGGCCGACGGATCCTTCGGCGGCGCCAGAGGATGCGGGCGCTGTCGAGCTGCCCGGCCTGCGCTGCGACGGCGCGACGGTGGCGCTCGAGGTGCTGCCGAGCCGACTGCCGGCGGGCGCCACCGAGCTGACGCTGGTGCTGCTGCGCGATGTCGGGGCACGCAAGCGGCGTGAGCAGCGGCGGACGCGCGAGACCGCGCGCTTGGCCGCGGTCAATACGGAGCTCTCCGTGCTCTACGAGGTGACGGCGGCGATGGCGCACAGCCTCGATCTCGCGGAGACGCTGCCCGCGGTGCTGCGGACGATTACGCAGCTACGTGCGCTGCCGGTCGAGCCCCGTGGCGCGCTCTTCCTGCTGGAGGGGCTGCGGCTGCGCCTTGCGGCTCAAGTCGGCTACGAAGAGGAGTTCCTCCAGCAGCACCGTGAGATCGGGGTTGGCGAGTGCCTTTGTGGTCGCGTCGCCGCGGCGGGCGAGCCGCTGCTCTCGGCGAGCTCGGCGCATGACGCGCGACACAGCATCTTCTGCGCCGGGCTGGGCGACCATGGGCACATCGTCGTGCCGCTCAAGGCCCAGCAACGCGTCGTCGGCGTGCTCTGCTTGCACCTCGCGGTCGACACCAGCCTCGATGATCTGGCCGTGCGGGCCCTGGTCACCGCGGGTCATCACATCGGCGTGGCGATCGAGCATGCCCGGCTCTACGAGGGGGCACGGCAGCGGGCGCTGCATGATTCACTGACCGGGTTGGCCAACCGCCGGCTGATGGAGGTGCTGCTCGAGCGCAGCCTGGCGCAGGCGCGACGCGCCGGCACGGCGCTCTCGCTGGTGATGATCGATGTCGACCACTTCAAGCGCTTCAACGACACGCATGGACACTCGGCCGGCGACGAGGTGCTGCGGCAACTGGCGGCGGCGATCACCGCCAGCGTTCGTGATGCGGACCTGGCCGCGCGCTACGGCGGCGAGGAGTTCTTGCTGCTGCTGCCGGACGCGGGCCTGGACGAGGCGGCTGAGGCGGCAGAGCGGGTTCGAGCAGCGGTAGCCGTCAGCACGCCAGTGACGATCAGCCTTGGGGTCGCCTGCTATCAAGAGGCGATGGGTGGGGTGCAGGCGCTCCTCGACGCCGCCGATGCGGCGATGTATCGCGCCAAGCGCAGCGGCCGCAATCGCGTCGAGCTGGCCCCGCCGCCGCTGCCGCGCGACTAGACCGCCGCTGCCGCGCGATCAGCGGCCGCCGAAGGGCTGGTCGGCGCCGCGGGTGGGCAGCCAGGACGGGGCGTCGTCGCGCAGGTAGCTGTCGACGGCGCGGGCGGCCTCGCGACCGTCGGAGATCGCCCAAACAATCAGGCTCGCGCCGCGGCGTGCATCGCCGGCGGCGAACACGCCCTCGACGTTGGTGGCGAAGTTGCGATCAATCGCGATGCTGCCGCGCGAATCGCGCTCGACCCCGAGCTGATCGGCCAGCGCAGCGGTGTCGGGCCCGACGAAGCCGAGCGCAAGGATCAGCAGGTCGACGGGCAGCGTGAGCTCCTGCCCCGGCTGCTCGACGAAGCGCAGGCCGCCGCCGGGCTGGCCGACCGGCTCGACGCGGACCGCATGGAGCTCGCGCAGCTTGCCCTCGCTGCCGCTGAGACGCTTGGTCTGCAGCGCGAACTCACGCAAACCGCCTTCCTCATGGCTGCTCGAGCTGCGCCAGACGACGGGCCATTGGGGCCAGGGGTTGCCCGTATCTCGATGGCGCGGGGGCGCCGGGAGCAGCTCGATCTGCTGCACGCTGGCGGCTCCGTGGCGCAGGGCGGTCCCCAGGCAGTCGGAACCGGTGTCGCCCCCTCCAAGGATGACGACGCGCTTGCCGGTGGCGAGCAGCGGGCTGGCCATCGGTGCAGCGCTGCCGACCGCGCGGTTCTGTAAGCGCAGGAAGTCCATCGCGAGGTGCACGCCGTCGAGCTCGCGCCCCGGGACGTCGAGCTCGCGCGGCCGCTCGGCGCCGATGGCAATCAGCACCGCGTCGTGGTTGTTGCGCAGCTCGCGCCAGGTCGGGCGCTCGCCCACCGCCGCGCCCGTGACGAACTCGATGCCCTCCGCCTCGAGCAGCGCGAGGCGACGGTCGATGACCCACTTCTCGAGCTTGAAGTCCGGGATGCCGTAGCGCAGCAGGCCGCCGAGCTGATCAGCCTTCTCGTAGACCGTGACCCGGTGGCCCGCCGAGTTGAGCTGGGCCGCTGCCGCCAGCCCGCCCGGGCCGCTGCCGACCACCGCGACGCTGTGCTCGCTGCGCAGGCGCGGCGGCTGAGCCTGGACCCAGCCTTCGGCGAAGGCGCGCTCGATGATCTCCTTCTCAATCTGCTCGATCGTCACCGGCTCGGCGTTGATCGCGAGGACGCAGGCTCCCTCACAAGGCGCGGGGCAGAGCCTTCCCGTGAACTCCGGGAAGTTGTTGGTTGCGGCGAGGCGTAGATGGGCCTCCCGCCAGCGATCACGGTGGACGAGATCGTTCCAATCCGGGATCTGGTTGCCCAGAGGGCAGCCCTGCTGGCAGAAGGGCACACCGCAGTCCATGCAGCGGCCGCCCTGCTCACGCACGCGCTCGAGGGGCTGGGGCTGCTCAATCTCCCGCCAGTCGCGTAGCCGCTCGGCGACAGGGCGCTTGCTCGGCAGCGCCCGCGGCCATTCCTTGAAGCCAGTTGCCTTGCCCACTACTTCAGCCCTCCGTCGACCACCGCCAGCTGTGGCGGCCGTTGCGCCGGTCGCTGCGCCGCGCGCCGCGCTTGCAGGACGCGCTTATAGTCCCTGGGCATCACGCGTACGAAGTGCGTCAGCATCAGCTCCCAGTTGTCGAGGATGCGTCGCCCGACGGCGCTGCCGGTGTAGCGCACGTGATCCTCGATCATGCCGTAGACCAGCCAGATCGCGCTCTCGTCGACCAGCTCTTCGAGCTCGACCATCGCCAGGTTGCACTTCTTGCGGAACTGCTGCTCGCGGTCGAAGACGT belongs to Pseudomonadota bacterium and includes:
- a CDS encoding glutamate synthase subunit beta — its product is MGKATGFKEWPRALPSKRPVAERLRDWREIEQPQPLERVREQGGRCMDCGVPFCQQGCPLGNQIPDWNDLVHRDRWREAHLRLAATNNFPEFTGRLCPAPCEGACVLAINAEPVTIEQIEKEIIERAFAEGWVQAQPPRLRSEHSVAVVGSGPGGLAAAAQLNSAGHRVTVYEKADQLGGLLRYGIPDFKLEKWVIDRRLALLEAEGIEFVTGAAVGERPTWRELRNNHDAVLIAIGAERPRELDVPGRELDGVHLAMDFLRLQNRAVGSAAPMASPLLATGKRVVILGGGDTGSDCLGTALRHGAASVQQIELLPAPPRHRDTGNPWPQWPVVWRSSSSHEEGGLREFALQTKRLSGSEGKLRELHAVRVEPVGQPGGGLRFVEQPGQELTLPVDLLILALGFVGPDTAALADQLGVERDSRGSIAIDRNFATNVEGVFAAGDARRGASLIVWAISDGREAARAVDSYLRDDAPSWLPTRGADQPFGGR
- a CDS encoding diguanylate cyclase, giving the protein MTLHRPGSAALRPATAAEALDALPEAVLAVDDAGQVQLANRAAGRLFGCDAGALIGAPVRRVLPAWPELLEVWRPTDPSAAPEDAGAVELPGLRCDGATVALEVLPSRLPAGATELTLVLLRDVGARKRREQRRTRETARLAAVNTELSVLYEVTAAMAHSLDLAETLPAVLRTITQLRALPVEPRGALFLLEGLRLRLAAQVGYEEEFLQQHREIGVGECLCGRVAAAGEPLLSASSAHDARHSIFCAGLGDHGHIVVPLKAQQRVVGVLCLHLAVDTSLDDLAVRALVTAGHHIGVAIEHARLYEGARQRALHDSLTGLANRRLMEVLLERSLAQARRAGTALSLVMIDVDHFKRFNDTHGHSAGDEVLRQLAAAITASVRDADLAARYGGEEFLLLLPDAGLDEAAEAAERVRAAVAVSTPVTISLGVACYQEAMGGVQALLDAADAAMYRAKRSGRNRVELAPPPLPRD